The following coding sequences are from one Rhipicephalus microplus isolate Deutch F79 chromosome 3, USDA_Rmic, whole genome shotgun sequence window:
- the pyd3 gene encoding beta-ureidopropionase pyd3 isoform X2 produces the protein MASQEFESVEKILTEHLPPEEYQKVRGVLYGKECAALDLDREALALAEEHKFEIKGYKMTAEKEEMRPPRVVRLGLVQNRIVLPTTEPVVAQREALHRRIETIVEAAALCGVNVICFQETWHMPFAFCTREKTPWCEFAESAEYGPSVQLCQQMAKKHNMVVICPILERDDSDVLWNAAVVVSNSGAILGKSRKNHIPRVGDFNESTYYMESKLGHPVFQTQFGKIAINICYGRHHPLNWLMYGANGAEVVFNPSATVSGLSEPLWHVEARNAAIANSYFTCAINRVGTEVFPREFTSGDKKQAHRDFGHFYGSSYVTAPDGSRTPGLSRINDGLLITEVDLNLCRQVRDTWGFRMTQRTEIYADALYWVAQPAFEKQVVVDPTAGGDY, from the exons ATGGCCAGCCAGGAGTTTGAGAGCGTCGAGAAGATCCTCACGGAGCATCTGCCACCGGAAGAGTATCAGAAAGTGCGCGGCGTTCTCTACGGCAAGGAATGCGC AGCTCTCGACCTGGATCGCGAGGCTCTCGCACTGGCCGAAGAGCACAAGTTCGAGATCAAGGGCTACAAAATGACGGCCGAGAAGGAGGAGATGCGGCCACCGCGAGTGGTGCGCCTCGGCCTGGTGCAGAACCGCATCGTGCTGCCCACGACCGAACCGGTGGTCGCACAGCGGGAAGCGCTGCACCGCCGCATCGAGACCATTGTCGAGGCGGCTGCATTGTGCGGAGTTAACGTCATCTGCTTTCAGGAGACCTGGC ACATGCCGTTTGCGTTTTGCACCAGAGAGAAAACACCGTGGTGCGAGTTTGCAGAATCTGCTGAATACGGCCCATCTGTTCAGCTCTGTCAGCAG ATGGCTAAAAAGCACAACATGGTGGTGATCTGCCCTATTCTGGAGCGCGACGACTCCGACGTTCTCTGGAacgccgccgtggtggtctcaAACAGCGGAGCCATTCTGGGGAAGTCCCGAAAGAACCACATTCCGCGAGTGGGTGACTTTAATGAG TCTACTTACTACATGGAGTCAAAACTCGGGCATCCAGTGTTCCAGACACAATTTG GCAAGATTGCTATCAACATCTGCTACGGAAGACATCACCCCCTCAACTGGCTCATGTATGGTGCTAATGGAGCGGAGGTTGTGTTCAACCCCTCTGCGACAGTGTCTGGACTGAGCGAGCCATTGTGGCACGTCGAGGCCAGGAATGCCGCCATCGCAAACAGCTACTTTACGTGTGCCATCAACAGGGTGGGAACA GAAGTATTTCCTCGAGAATTTACTTCTGGTGACAAGAAGCAAG CTCACCGGGATTTTGGACATTTCTATG GTTCCAGTTACGTGACTGCTCCTGACGGAAGTCGCACGCCT GGCCTCTCGAGAATCAACGACGGCCTCTTGATCACTGAGGTGGACCTGAACTTGTGCCGACAGGTCCGTGACACCTGGGGCTTTAGG ATGACGCAGCGCACGGAGATATACGCCGATGCCCTCTACTGGGTGGCTCAGCCTGCGTTTGAGAAGCAAGTGGTTGTGGACCCGACAGCGGGAGGCGACTACTGA
- the pyd3 gene encoding beta-ureidopropionase pyd3 isoform X1 produces MASQEFESVEKILTEHLPPEEYQKVRGVLYGKECAALDLDREALALAEEHKFEIKGYKMTAEKEEMRPPRVVRLGLVQNRIVLPTTEPVVAQREALHRRIETIVEAAALCGVNVICFQETWHMPFAFCTREKTPWCEFAESAEYGPSVQLCQQMAKKHNMVVICPILERDDSDVLWNAAVVVSNSGAILGKSRKNHIPRVGDFNESTYYMESKLGHPVFQTQFGKIAINICYGRHHPLNWLMYGANGAEVVFNPSATVSGLSEPLWHVEARNAAIANSYFTCAINRVGTEVFPREFTSGDKKQGEVCLAHRDFGHFYGSSYVTAPDGSRTPGLSRINDGLLITEVDLNLCRQVRDTWGFRMTQRTEIYADALYWVAQPAFEKQVVVDPTAGGDY; encoded by the exons ATGGCCAGCCAGGAGTTTGAGAGCGTCGAGAAGATCCTCACGGAGCATCTGCCACCGGAAGAGTATCAGAAAGTGCGCGGCGTTCTCTACGGCAAGGAATGCGC AGCTCTCGACCTGGATCGCGAGGCTCTCGCACTGGCCGAAGAGCACAAGTTCGAGATCAAGGGCTACAAAATGACGGCCGAGAAGGAGGAGATGCGGCCACCGCGAGTGGTGCGCCTCGGCCTGGTGCAGAACCGCATCGTGCTGCCCACGACCGAACCGGTGGTCGCACAGCGGGAAGCGCTGCACCGCCGCATCGAGACCATTGTCGAGGCGGCTGCATTGTGCGGAGTTAACGTCATCTGCTTTCAGGAGACCTGGC ACATGCCGTTTGCGTTTTGCACCAGAGAGAAAACACCGTGGTGCGAGTTTGCAGAATCTGCTGAATACGGCCCATCTGTTCAGCTCTGTCAGCAG ATGGCTAAAAAGCACAACATGGTGGTGATCTGCCCTATTCTGGAGCGCGACGACTCCGACGTTCTCTGGAacgccgccgtggtggtctcaAACAGCGGAGCCATTCTGGGGAAGTCCCGAAAGAACCACATTCCGCGAGTGGGTGACTTTAATGAG TCTACTTACTACATGGAGTCAAAACTCGGGCATCCAGTGTTCCAGACACAATTTG GCAAGATTGCTATCAACATCTGCTACGGAAGACATCACCCCCTCAACTGGCTCATGTATGGTGCTAATGGAGCGGAGGTTGTGTTCAACCCCTCTGCGACAGTGTCTGGACTGAGCGAGCCATTGTGGCACGTCGAGGCCAGGAATGCCGCCATCGCAAACAGCTACTTTACGTGTGCCATCAACAGGGTGGGAACA GAAGTATTTCCTCGAGAATTTACTTCTGGTGACAAGAAGCAAGGTGAGGTTTGCTTGG CTCACCGGGATTTTGGACATTTCTATG GTTCCAGTTACGTGACTGCTCCTGACGGAAGTCGCACGCCT GGCCTCTCGAGAATCAACGACGGCCTCTTGATCACTGAGGTGGACCTGAACTTGTGCCGACAGGTCCGTGACACCTGGGGCTTTAGG ATGACGCAGCGCACGGAGATATACGCCGATGCCCTCTACTGGGTGGCTCAGCCTGCGTTTGAGAAGCAAGTGGTTGTGGACCCGACAGCGGGAGGCGACTACTGA
- the LOC119176109 gene encoding zinc finger SWIM domain-containing protein 7 encodes MNFAQVHSDVMKLLFENLAKEFRDKKTVSTQTLNELDHFFRAPLQPAMRLIDRRRVKRLTCPRGRVVYQVSGETRAFYTCLPSSNFCACYSYLHQVLRKQEIPMCKHVLASRLAEALGACEDVSCTDDTMLFMLQSLC; translated from the exons ATGAATTTCGCTCAAGTTCACAGCGATGTAATGAAACTCCTATTCGAGAATCTTGCCAAGGAGTTCCGTGACAAGAAGACGG TTTCTACCCAAACGCTGAATGA GCTGGATCACTTCTTCAGAGCCCCCCTACAGCCGGCTATGAGACTCATTGACAGGCGTCGTGTCAAGCGGCTGACCTGCCCACGAGGACGGGTAGTCTACCAAGTATCTGGCGAAACGCGGGCATTCTACACTTGCCTGCCGAGTAGCAATTTCTGCGCCTGCTATTCGTATCTGCACCAAG TGCTTCGAAAACAAGAGATACCAATG TGTAAGCACGTCCTTGCATCAAGACTGGCAGAAGCACTTGGAGCCTGTGAAGATGTCAGCTGCACGGATGACACAATGCTGTTCATGTTGCAAAGTCTTTGTTGA